Proteins encoded in a region of the Xiphophorus couchianus chromosome 11, X_couchianus-1.0, whole genome shotgun sequence genome:
- the cdkn2aipnl gene encoding CDKN2AIP N-terminal-like protein, giving the protein MTWTSPMPECGAAGGNTSPEVPFLHTPKMSALDVQDFIQQNRATAQQAETFRGYWESDKHWEARREFILRNMSDFDADRLDHLLSLSMVWANNVFMGCRYSAALLEKVKEMADGIVVEDAPVFKTRDEIIKSQQGR; this is encoded by the exons ATGACATGGACGTCTCCGATGCCAGAG TGCGGCGCTGCAGGGGGAAATACGTCACCGGAAGTTCCGTTCTTACACACGCCAAAGATGTCTGCGCTCGACGTCCAGGATTTCATCCAGCAGAACCGGGCCACAGCCCAGCAGGCGGAGACGTTTCGGGGTTACTGGGAGAGCGACAAGCACTGGGAGGCGCGGAGGGAGTTCATCCTGCGGAACATGAGCGACTTTGATGCGGATCGGCTGGACCATCTGCTGTCCCTGTCCATGGTGTGGGCCAACAACGTCTTCATGGGCTGCCG CTACAGCGCGGCGCTGCTGGAAAAAGTGAAGGAAATGGCCGACGGCATCGTGGTGGAGGACGCGCCCGTTTTCAAGACCAGAGATGAAATCATTAAAAGTCAGCAG GGCCGATGA